One Plasmodium cynomolgi strain B DNA, chromosome 2, whole genome shotgun sequence genomic window carries:
- a CDS encoding asparagine-rich antigen (putative), producing the protein MTKVENYVKMNKPKYNSSGNYHHKQAREGQVSSNDYVSHNNYSYVCNNTSGNYNPGKIHQHQSANGRYHKMGYNEGSGDYLPRGRTYRSNNGVSNTVGTGICEEEIVHPQYNKRNGGNRYHDGVAPSANGFKTVPNDPLGRSPNGVGESNGATEKEPDVEGIHKEIYPNGKGQNWTRRTNNRVGKSYPSRMVAPRSGPAEYAGRAQAALSQSGLQNGLQNGLQNGPQNGLQNGPQNGLQNGHQSDEQSGTPNGVEVKVKGEIDSQQEKHHVMEMNDKENPNAFSTKGRRKNNGRYLNGYKGGSNYVHNSVSNRSSNYFGGGSFSHGYGQGYGQGYGQSYGQGYGQSNSYGYNQSNGQSGGYGYSQNYNHNYSQNYSQNYSQNYSHNYNHNYNQGYNYNHSNYNHNNYNNNHNSYNNNHNSYNNRSHHNDTRGDSQSANCEARAAAKVSSGAEDPLGECTDLSVVQKESPQNGGVSKSDNCVSVSSPSNHLGTTAKTDVVEAVDLTKGGCNERNGMYSKPSDVVVDTQVCLNIPKDANQQSDNCDGNKNTYDGSCKSEESRHGNHQVSGGGDLCDNDTVSNQVDIEEHFKNGKCDVVEVLRKDQCSSREDLHTNGRSHVMESSPYVQANNGVSRKNPNGNHSSVPFNKNCAGRRKALNRSHPPVCSSNYEININGNFWRGKNTLCNGSTGETRSDDPNGRKDPFPGPPTTTHKGYKRRECANGSIKTLVDNDLVTNPQRDYLQSVTQLDSTHSFDENSTVTKEYGVSGNGVPPVGNLCGRTLREDGEWEASPGGEELHQEGFYVDGVCCPDGKTTIGGDDTLKKNLPVDTMPNGVGEAAVVCVEARQCFDHVGGSHGGDRAGNPFPRRLSSRIANHEGGKADTVVGGYPSGGGDYNREGGSYNPGSYNPGSYNQGSYNQSSYNPGGALSFHAAQEPPEMHKSGAYKKQNSVFPPNALKRHGRNLKGGKSQFPSMHECFFSSNKGKGGSTRRSEPVGGVDEGDREFLLGEPVCGMTNEGTVFVGDSSYTDGSPFCVKRKIPPSKGAVECCNYDAGEVHSGDGKPKYDKQDEFALTTDSTIMNCYRAELKTHKEEVLQIGESSSARDKGSLLVNPNLTQVRSSVRLNLSMPMNGWKKEPILRRPKKGSAVEKLKRSIMGGDAGATKKGRGVIGGVVKEEEHIMGRSGNNGHGEQQGGQQGEKYDEQHGEQHGEQHDEQHTEQHTEQHTEQHAVQQRPGRANAPNTPPKHRRSRSENILCYQNNDLKNLEVAMIKPHMEKFKRAVNVNGFRSILERVLISYVDVDVVEGVSRIFDVPRVQMKEHQRGKAYWAFGEATPVCSYVESGKGEREKRIGSVHTGECSPENKAAVTQIGAVKTDSGEKDKAIYFPGDHFNYGSNMKTQNTFLCLPTQRDLLLDGDPKTDEDDAADAADAADAADADEAQWEDRRVNCSTGEEEAAPLEGMVRGAFLNRRDCVGGADACAGSSRASVNCGRVGNYGERGHYGERGHYGERGHYGERGHYGERGHYGERGHYGERGHYGERSHYGERGHYGGRGHRGGRGHHGGRGYYGGSGQYGGSGQYGGGSHYGGNYGRRGNYHRGDVHNEVVTRDNLFKYVPQEITPLQSNLTDGKTTSNYSKNDVLGNNTYSERGVIQNDFMLSRISPTGTGTTTTATITTITTMDTSASNHAHSKVHVNGSGGRMASHRIGHKGFFAQLPERRRRNVHTSDYCYMSGQNDSSTENYPQGCSVGSSDQSGGQIGGQGGGQIGGQSGGQSGDQSGGQSGGRSGGQNNSYNDNRGGSELAGSAENYSFYANHLGGGEHPRGGNTIGGAVAVDSAKGMNSVKGVDSVRDVKGYTFNGGYERHNQNHMNGFTQRRQQRNGTTSHYGVGGQQWTNQPTNNTGNNRIHFTNYVNRNGTMPNSRFSSQRSVATGSIFSYADGGSMPPPQGGSAPFSSGSGPFSSGGAPFNSGIVKAASGFDPNGCAINPGNNGGGSGSGGYHYNGGYDTTFKSAGHVSGRRKGRNAPYVGSYAANCALNYGANWSPVAVPSTSPHFAATPTNVHQSTHGKGNHMNTDGLNNVPTFDDLNCEDTEVVINNASEKTSPCAMGAKKWVNYGANAWRNESNGGAIQYRKTQPSEQKEQEGQKQEGQGQGQEEQEHRLYNGMQDVTEREDIDPMRRKADQGSHADGVRNKSRNRWSRGVEGVPFRRDTRSAKGEKKGDVRIDVTHDGNNDGRGEGEPPKGNDSPIGDPLDGEEENEERDNEESRFKKKNQLHPQLQLLHGDRESRVGQAMRNKKDGLRKGDLLVGTTPCDDVMAVDVAKERKCVEMVRSNGTEGMPSHFEVVLGGENCSFKGEPKQSERKDNAESNRLKISRMGSNDTKVGHANSSPREQVTSKMRSPKQGGQKSERKSERTCNDYGPQGSNLGGTNNFSKIEEPLLCLLEGENAKYSNDPTEGVNQFDLTSHDYEVCATEQEQRIVVENLHDSVDVYTQETGSLPGGGRGEPNESSNKGSYRRKNKNKKGTYEKGANDAGVYNNRVSKVARSKRK; encoded by the coding sequence GTGTTGCACCCAGCGCGAATGGATTCAAAACGGTGCCAAATGATCCACTGGGGAGGAGTCCTAACGGGGTGGGAGAATCTAACGGAGCGACGGAAAAAGAGCCCGATGTAGAAGGAATACATAAGGAGATCTacccaaatggaaaaggccAAAATTGGACACGAAGAACGAACAACCGCGTGGGGAAAAGTTACCCCTCCAGGATGGTGGCGCCGAGGAGTGGTCCGGCGGAATACGCCGGAAGGGCTCAAGCGGCGTTAAGCCAAAGTGGCCTTCAAAATGGGCTTCAAAATGGCCTACAAAATGGGCCTCAAAATGGCCTACAAAATGGGCCTCAAAATGGGCTTCAAAATGGCCACCAAAGTGACGAACAAAGCGGCACCCCAAACGGAGTGGAAGTCAAAGTGAAAGGCGAAATTGACAGCCAACAGGAGAAGCACCACGTTATGGAGATGAACGACAAGGAGAATCCAAACGCCTTTTCCACcaaggggaggagaaaaaacaacgGCCGCTACCTGAACGGATATAAGGGAGGCTCAAATTACGTGCATAACTCCGTGAGCAATCGCTCCTCGAACTACTTCGGCGGGGGAAGCTTCAGCCACGGATACGGTCAGGGCTACGGTCAGGGATACGGTCAGAGCTACGGTCAGGGCTACGGCCAAAGTAACAGTTACGGGTACAACCAAAGCAACGGCCAAAGTGGCGGCTACGGGTACAGCCAGAATTACAACCATAATTACAGCCAGAATTACAGCCAGAATTACAGCCAGAATTACAGCCATAATTACAACCATAATTACAACCAGGGGTACAACTACAACCATAGCAACTACAACCACAACAATTACAATAACAACCACAACAGCTACAATAACAACCACAACAGCTACAACAACCGCAGCCACCACAACGACACCCGGGGGGACAGCCAAAGTGCCAACTGCGAGGCGAGGGCAGCTGCGAAGGTCAGCAGCGGTGCAGAAGACCCACTCGGTGAATGCACCGACCTTTCCGTAGTGCAGAAGGAAAGCCCTCAAAATGGAGGCGTATCTAAGAGTGATAATTGCGTCTCCGTTAGCTCTCCAAGCAATCACTTGGGAACCACAGCTAAGACGGATGTAGTAGAAGCAGTCGACCTGACCAAAGGAGGCTGCAACGAAAGGAATGGCATGTATTCTAAACCCTCCGATGTAGTAGTGGACACACAGGTGTGCTTGAATATACCAAAGGATGCAAATCAGCAGAGCGATAATTGTGATGGGAACAAAAACACCTACGATGGAAGTTGCAAGAGTGAGGAGAGCCGACATGGTAATCATCAAGTCAGCGGAGGTGGCGACCTGTGTGACAATGACACAGTTTCCAATCAGGTCGACATAGaagaacattttaaaaatggcaagtGTGATGTTGTGGAGGTACTTAGGAAGGACCAATGTAGCAGTAGAGAAGACCTGCACACCAATGGAAGAAGCCATGTAATGGAAAGCTCTCCTTATGTGCAGGCAAATAATGGAGTGTCCAGAAAAAATCCCAACGGTAACCACTCATCAGTCCcgtttaataaaaattgtgcaggTAGGAGGAAGGCACTAAATAGAAGTCACCCCCCTGTGTGTAGCTCCAACTATGAAATTAACATCAATGGGAATTTCtggagggggaagaataCCCTATGTAATGGCAGTACTGGTGAAACTCGTTCGGATGATCCGAATGGGAGGAAGGACCCATTTCCAGGACCTCCCACAACAACACATAAGGGTTACAAACGTAGAGAGTGTGCAAACGGGAGTATAAAAACGCTTGTTGATAATGACCTTGTGACGAATCCACAGAGGGACTACCTACAGAGCGTTACGCAGTTGGACAGTACCCACTCGTTTGACGAGAATAGCACCGTGACGAAAGAGTATGGGGTGTCAGGGAATGGAGTCCCTCCGGTGGGGAATCTTTGTGGTAGGACATTAAGGGAGGATGGAGAATGGGAGGCGTCTCCAGGAGGGGAGGAGCTTCATCAGGAGGGGTTCTACGTGGATGGTGTGTGTTGTCCGGATGGGAAGACAACCATAGGGGGAGATGACACTTTGAAGAAGAACCTACCTGTGGATACTATGCCCAACGGGGTAGGAGAAGCAGCAGTTGTGTGTGTTGAGGCGAGGCAGTGCTTTGATCATGTAGGAGGAAGTCATGGTGGCGATCGAGCTGGGAACCCCTTTCCGAGGCGCCTTTCAAGCCGTATCGCGAACCATGAGGGCGGAAAGGCGGACACGGTGGTAGGGGGTTACCCCTCAGGGGGGGGCGACTACAACCGAGAGGGTGGGAGTTACAACCCAGGCAGTTACAACCCAGGCAGTTACAACCAAGGCAGTTACAACCAAAGCAGTTACAACCCCGGTGGAGCGCTCTCCTTCCATGCGGCGCAAGAACCACCAGAAATGCACAAAAGCGGGGCttataaaaagcaaaacagcGTGTTCCCCCCAAACGCGCTTAAGCGACATGGGAGGAATTTAAAAGGAGGCAAGTCCCAATTCCCAAGCATGCACGAatgttttttctcatcaaaTAAAGGGAAAGGGGGGTCTACTCGGAGGAGTGAACCCGTTGGAGGAGTAGACGAAGGGGATAGGGAGTTCCTTCTGGGCGAACCAGTGTGTGGCATGACAAACGAGGGGACAGTCTTTGTAGGAGATTCCAGTTACACAGATGggtctccattttgtgttaaAAGGAAGATACCGCCGAGTAAAGGTGCAGTGGAATGTTGCAATTACGACGCGGGCGAGGTGCATTCTGGAGACGGCAAGCCCAAGTATGATAAACAGGACGAGTTTGCTCTCACGACGGATAGCACAATAATGAATTGCTACAGAGCGGAATTGAAGACGCACAAGGAGGAGGTTCTCCAAATCGGTGAGAGCAGTTCGGCTCGAGATAAGGGTTCCCTTTTGGTGAACCCTAACCTAACCCAGGTTAGGAGCAGTGTGCGTCTGAACTTGAGCATGCCGATGAATGGCTGGAAGAAAGAACCCATCTTAAGGaggccaaaaaagggaagcgcTGTGGAGAAACTTAAACGGTCGATCATGGGCGGAGATGCCGGGGccaccaaaaaggggagaggcgTGATTGGGGGGGTGgtcaaggaggaggagcacaTCATGGGTCGTAGCGGCAACAACGGCCATGGAGAGCAGCAAGGTGGGCAGCAAGGTGAGAAGTATGACGAGCAGCATGGAGAGCAGCATGGAGAGCAGCATGACGAACAGCATACCGAGCAGCATACCGAGCAGCATACCGAGCAGCATGCCGTTCAACAGAGACCGGGTCGGGCGAACGCACCAAATACCCCCCCAAAGCACCGTAGGTCTAGATCGGAGAATATCCTTTGCTACCAAAATAatgacttaaaaaatttagaagtAGCAATGATCAAACCCCACATGGAAAAGTTCAAGCGGGCGGTAAATGTCAACGGATTCAGGTCCATCCTGGAAAGGGTTTTAATTAGCTACGTCGATGTGGATGTGGTGGAGGGTGTGTCCAGGATTTTTGATGTACCTAGGGTGCAAATGAAGGAGCATCAGAGGGGGAAGGCCTACTGGGCATTTGGTGAAGCAACGCCTGTTTGCAGTTACGTGGAGAGTGGCAAaggggagagggaaaaaaggatcGGATCAGTGCACACAGGGGAGTGCTCTCCGGAAAACAAAGCGGCAGTCACGCAGATCGGTGCAGTTAAAACGGACAGTGGTGAAAAGGACAAGGCGATTTACTTCCCCGGAGATCATTTTAACTATGGCAGTAATATGAAAACGCAGAACACCTTTCTTTGCTTACCAACCCAGAGGGACCTGCTTCTGGACGGAGACCCCAAGACAGATGAGGACGATGCGGCTGATGCGGCTGATGCGGCTGATGCAGCTGATGCGGATGAGGCGCAGTGGGAAGACAGGCGGGTGAATTGTAGCActggagaggaagaagctgcCCCCCTTGAGGGAATGGTCAGAGGGGCGTTCCTGAACAGGAGGGACTGTGTGGGTGGCGCCGACGCGTGCGCAGGGAGTAGCCGTGCAAGCGTTAATTGCGGCAGAGTAGGCAACTACGGTGAGCGCGGCCATTACGGTGAGCGCGGCCATTACGGTGAGCGTGGCCATTACGGTGAGCGTGGCCATTACGGTGAGCGAGGCCATTACGGTGAGCGAGGCCATTACGGTGAGCGCGGCCATTACGGTGAGCGCAGTCATTACGGTGAGCGAGGCCATTACGGTGGGAGAGGTCACCGAGGAGGGAGAGGTCACCACGGAGGGAGAGGTTACTACGGAGGGAGCGGCCAATACGGAGGGAGCGGCCAATACGGAGGGGGCAGCCACTACGGAGGAAACTACGGGAGGCGTGGCAACTACCACCGAGGTGACGTGCACAACGAAGTGGTCACCCGCGACAACCTGTTCAAGTATGTCCCCCAGGAAATAACTCCCCTACAGAGCAACCTAACGGATGGAAAGACCACCAGCAATTACTCCAAGAATGACGTACTGGGAAACAACACCTATAGCGAAAGGGGTGTAATTCAAAATGACTTTATGTTAAGTAGAATATCACCCACAGGCACGGGTACCACCACCACGGCGACAATAACGACGATAACGACGATGGATACGAGTGCTTCAAACCATGCACACTCTAAGGTGCACGTCAACGGTAGTGGTGGCAGAATGGCTAGCCATAGGATCGGCCACAAGGGGTTCTTCGCCCAGCTCCCCGAGCGGCGCAGGAGAAACGTCCATACGTCGGACTACTGCTACATGAGCGGCCAGAACGACTCCTCCACGGAGAACTACCCCCAGGGGTGCAGCGTTGGGAGTAGCGACCAGAGCGGAGGTCAGATTGGCGGTCAGGGCGGCGGTCAGATTGGCGGTCAGAGCGGAGGTCAAAGTGGCGATCAGAGCGGAGGTCAGAGCGGAGGTCGAAGCGGAGGCCAAAACAACAGCTACAATGACAACCGGGGAGGGAGCGAACTCGCGGGTTCAGCCGAGAATTACAGCTTCTATGCGAATCACTTGGGAGGTGGTGAGCATCCAAGAGGAGGGAACACCATAGGTGGTGCGGTTGCTGTGGACAGCGCGAAGGGGATGAACAGCGTGAAGGGGGTGGACAGCGTGCGCGACGTTAAGGGATATACATTCAACGGGGGGTACGAACGACACAACCAGAATCACATGAACGGCTTTACCCAACGGAGACAGCAGAGAAACGGGACCACCAGTCATTACGGAGTGGGGGGGCAGCAATGGACCAACCAACCCACGAACAACACAGGGAACAACAGGATCCATTTTACTAATTATGTGAACAGAAACGGGACGATGCCAAATAGTCGCTTCTCCTCGCAGAGGAGTGTTGCCACGgggagcattttttcttatgcCGATGGGGGAAGCATGCCTCCCCCCCAGGGTGGCAGCGCTCCGTTCAGTAGCGGTAGTGGCCCGTTTAGCAGCGGCGGTGCCCCGTTTAACAGCGGCATTGTTAAAGCCGCCTCAGGTTTCGATCCCAATGGGTGCGCGATAAACCCAGGGAACAACGGAGGGGGGAGTGGCAGTGGGGGGTATCATTACAACGGTGGTTACGACACGACGTTTAAGTCAGCTGGCCATGTTAGTGGACGGAGAAAGGGTAGGAATGCGCCGTACGTAGGTAGCTACGCGGCTAACTGTGCACTCAATTATGGAGCTAATTGGTCCCCCGTCGCCGTCCCTAGTACATCGCCCCACTTTGCGGCGACCCCAACGAATGTCCACCAGAGTACACACGGGAAGGGGAACCACATGAACACGGATGGCTTGAACAACGTCCCAACGTTCGATGATCTCAATTGTGAGGACACCGAGGTGGTGATTAACAACGCATCGGAGAAGACGTCACCATGTGCGATGGGAGCTAAGAAGTGGGTAAATTATGGTGCCAACGCATGGAGGAACGAAAGCAATGGAGGGGCCATTCAGTACAGGAAAACGCAGCCAAGTGAGCAGAAGGAGCAGGAGGGGCAGAAGCAGGAGGGGCAGGGGCAGGggcaggaggagcaggagcaTAGGCTGTATAACGGAATGCAGGACGTAACTGAGAGGGAGGATATCGACCCAATGAGAAGGAAAGCTGACCAGGGAAGTCATGCTGATGGAGTGAGGAACAAAAGTCGAAATAGGTGGTCGAGAGGCGTGGAAGGAGTCCCCTTCCGCAGGGACACGAGATCAgcaaagggagaaaagaaaggagaCGTTCGAATCGATGTTACGCATGATGGTAACAATGACGGTCGAGGAGAGGGAGAGCCCCCAAAGGGGAATGATTCACCCATTGGTGACCCCCTcgatggggaagaagaaaacgaagagAGAGATAACGAGGAAAGCCGAtttaagaagaagaaccagCTTCATCCTCAGCTTCAGCTTCTACACGGAGATCGAGAGAGTAGAGTTGGACAAGCTATgcgaaacaaaaaggatggTCTGCGTAAGGGTGATTTATTAGTCGGTACTACTCCCTGTGATGATGTGATGGCAGTCGACGTGGCGAAGGAAAGGAAGTGCGTGGAAATGGTTAGGAGCAACGGGACAGAAGGAATGCCCTCCCATTTTGAGGTTGTCCTTGGTGGAGAAAACTGCTCCTTTAAAGGGGAACCAAAGCAGAGCGAGAGAAAAGACAACGCAGAGTCGAACCGCTTAAAAATCAGCCGAATGGGATCGAACGACACGAAGGTGGGTCATGCTAACTCGTCCCCACGTGAGCAGGTAACGAGTAAAATGAGATCGCCCAAGCAAGGGGGGCAAAAGAGCGAAAGGAAAAGTGAGAGGACATGCAACGATTATGGACCACAAGGAAGTAATTTGGGGGGAACGAACAATTTTTCAAAGATAGAAGAACCCCTTCTTTGTCTCTTAGAAGGAGAGAATGCAAAGTATTCAAATGACCCCACGGAGGGAGTCAACCAATTCGACCTGACCTCGCACGACTATGAGGTGTGTGCGACTGAACAAGAGCAACGCATCGTTGTAGAGAATCTGCACGACAGTGTTGATGTGTATACCCAGGAGACGGGCTCCCTCCCCGGGGGTGGCAGAGGCGAGCCGAACGAGAGTTCCAACAAGGGGAGTTAccggagaaaaaataaaaacaaaaaaggcacgTACGAGAAAGGCGCGAATGACGCAGGTGTGTACAATAACAGAGTCAGCAAAGTGGCaaggagcaaaaggaagTGA